GTATAAAAATGGGGGGATTGGGTTTCTTTTCTTCTTTTATTTTTTGAAATTCCTCTCTTAAACTTTTATCTTTTAATTCCTCTTTCTTCTTATTACTTTTATTTTGATTTTTCACCCTATATCCTGAATAATTTCAGGATTTTCACCTACCTTTCACTCTACTATAAATTTAATAATAGTTTTTGCAAAAAATTTTTTTTTAACCAAAAATTAAGCATCTTATATTTAAATATTTAAATATAAGATGCTTAATTAAAGTTTTTTATATTTATTAAATTTTATTCTAGCCACTTAATTTTTCTCTCATTTGTTTTAATACTTTTTTCTCAATTCTAGAAACTTGTACCTGACTTATACCCAAAACCTTAGCAACTTGCACTTGAGTTTTATCTTTAAAATACCTTAAAACTATTACTTGTCTAGCCTTAAAATCTAAGGTTCGTAGTAATTCTTTTAAAGCTATTTTATCAACTATACTTTCACTTTCTTCATAATTATTACTTATTTTATCTATTAAAAGTACTGGTGCACCATCATCTTGATGTATAGTATCATATAAATATTGTGGACCAGAAATAGCCTCTAGGGCAAAAACTATATCCTCTTTATCCATATTAGAATACTTAGCCAATTCTTCTATACTAGGTTCTCTTCCTAATTTATTAGTTAAATTCTCCCTATCATAATGTAATTGTTTTGCAGTGCTCTTTACACTTCTACTTACTTTTATAATACCATCATCCCGTAGAAATCGCTTTATTTCTCCCATTATCATTGGAACAGCATAAGTAGAAAATTTAACATTAAACTTAGAATCAAAATTATTGACAGCTTTCACAAGTCCTATACACCCTATTTGAAATAAATCTTCGTATTCATATCCTCTATTTAAAAATTTCTTACATATAGAAGCCACTAATGGAAAATTCAGTTCACTTATTTGGTTTAAAGCTGTTTTATCTCCTGTTTTAGCTCTGTTAATAAGTTCTATATTATCGTCATAATTAAGATTATTTAAGTTTTCATTGTTATTCATTACACCCACCTAGCTTACTGATTTAAATATTTTTTTTAGAACAACCTTAGTACCTTCACCCTTAGTAGATATAACTTCCATACTGTCCATAAATGTTTCCATTACTGTAAATCCCATGCCTGAACGTTCTAAATCTGGTCTCGAAGTATATAAAGGTTGTACTGCAAGATCTATGTCATCAATTCCCTTACCTTTATCTGATATAAATATTGTAAGTTCATTTTTTTCAATATAAGATTCAATGGTAATTAAACCTTCTGTATCACCATAACCATGTATAATAGAGTTTGTTACTGCTTCTGATACAGCTGTTTTTACATCAGATAATTCTTCAATGGTAGGGTCTAGCTGAGATACAAAAGCTGCAACAGTAACCCTTGCAAAACTTTCATTATGTGATTTACTCAAGAATTCTAACTTCATCATATTCTTATACATCTTTCTCCCCCCATTACATATGCTTTAATGCATCTTCAAGTGTTCCATAATTTTTGATTATTTTATACATGCCTGATAGTTCAAACACCTTGTTTACAGGATTATTTACTCTAATTACGGCAATATCACCGTTTTTCATATTTAGTTTTTTATATCTTCCAATTACAACACCTATACCTGAACTATCCATGAATGTTATACCATTAAAATCCATTATAAGTTTAGCAATACTGTCTCTATCTAATCTATCATCAATCTTGTTCCTAACTTCTTCTGCACTGTGATGATCCAATTCCCCACGCATATGTACCACTAATTTATCTTCTAAATTCTCGAACTCTAAATACATATTTATCCTCCTTAAGAAATACTTCATTACAATTATAACACTTTATTCCAATTAATGCCACACTTTTATTTACTAAATTTGTTAACATATATTTATTTTATCCAAGTACTTATAATTTTTTCTTCTTCTAGTGTTATATCATAATATTTAATAAGTTCTTCATAGCTATAACTATGTATCTCTTTCTTAGGAATTAAAAGCTTCATCACAGTATTGGGGTAATATTCATAGAGTTCGCCCCCTAATTTCTTAGCAAAACTTTTAAAATAAAATTCATATATAGGTGAATTTAATAGGTTTACTAAAAAACTATATGAATACTCATCGTCATTAATTAATCTTAATGCATAAACATCTGCGCTAAAAAAGCTACCTTCATCTATGGAAAATCTGTTATTCTTAGACTTATAAGGAAACACTATCTTTTTCTCTTGAAAAACCTCCTTATTTCTTCCCCATTGAAGTTCATACCATTTCCTATATCCTTTCAAACATTCTCTTCTTCTTTCTAGTATATTTTTATACTTACCTATATGTCTTATAGTGTTTAAGTATGTCTCTTCACTAATTATGTTATTGCTATATATCAAATATTTATTTGGTAAATTGATAAACCCTTTATTTATATCGCTACTTTTAATCCAAGGCTTTATAATATCCCTTTCTAAATTATTCTTATTAATATAATCCTCATCTACTACAAATGCTTTATCACAACCTGTTATTATTCCTTGATAACTCTTTGCTATACCTTCTAAAACTTCAGTTCCCTTACTTATGATTTTATCCAAAATCTTTTGTTCATCATATGATACTATGGTCCAAGGAGATAGATTTAATTTTTTTTGTTCAATAAAGAATTTCTTACAATACTTTTCCTCTTCTCTTAAAATATTAAGTATATCCTCTTTATTAACTTCTTTTGCCTTTATAACTTGTATTTTCCCTTGTTCACTTCTTTTATTTAAAAATATAATTGCTGGGTCTACTCCTACATTTTTGAAAGGTCTCATACCATAATAATCTACTATTTTATATAAATTACTATTATCTTTTAAATATTTTCTAAATCCCTCTGCACTGGCAGCTTCTATAAAATACCTAGAAATAATAACTCCTAATTTACCATCTTCTTTTAAGTTTTCTATTTCTTCTTTTATAAAACAATAACTTAAATCTGCCTTACTATTATATATATCACTAAACTTCTCTTTTACCTTCTGAAAATAGTCTCTTCCTACATTTTTATGCCCTACATAAGGAGGATTTCCAATGAATACATCATATTTTCTCTCTTTTATCTCTATTAAAAAATCTTTTTCCATAAAGTTAGTACTGATTATTCCACTATTTAAAAATAATTCTATAATTAATATTTTTAATGCTATGGTATCCACATCATATCCATATATATTATTTTTTAATATATGTACTCGTACATTACTATCATTTAAATTTAAATTATGCTTCTTATTTATATACTCTAAATTATTTATATATATATTGTACAAGTACTTAAAAGTAGGTATTAATATATTTCCAGTACCACAGCTTGGATCACATATCTTTAAAAAAGGATTTTCTATAACTGACTTTTCTTTTATAGTATTTTTAATAATATATATAGCTATATATTCAGGAGTATATACTACCCCCTTATTCTTCTTTTCTTGCAAAATTTCATTGTACATTTCACCTAAATTTTTATATCTACCTTTTAAAATCCCTTTATATGTCCTATTGAAAGTAGAAAAGTTGTTCTTTCCTTCTATTAATATTGATGAATAAAAATCATTTATTACTTTTTTAAAATCATCATATGTAGTATCATTCATTACTATTTACCATCCATCATCTTTATTTAAACATAATAATTATATCATAATAACTTAATTACATAATTATATAAAAATAACTTACTACTTAAATATTTTATATTAAGTGTAAGTTATTTTTATAAATATCATTTGAATTTAAATTCTACTACATTCTTTCTTCAACTATTTTAATTATTTCAGCTTTCTTAGATAAAGTTGATTGTTCTATTTTAGTACACTTTTGTAAAATCTCTCTTTTAAACTCTTTATTATTTATTCCATTAAGGTTTATTTTTATGTTGATAATTGAAGTCTCTAGTGCAGCATGTAACATAATTACAGCAGCACCAGCATCAGAAATTACACCCTTACTCCCATACTTTGAAGCAGTTAAAATATAGTCATATAAAATTTCACTTTTTTCTAAAGTCTCTAATGGAATTTGTAATGCTTCTTTATATCCTTGTTCCAGCTTATTTGCTCTCATTTTCTTTTGTTCTTCTGTTTCTTTTGGTAGTTTAAAAATCTCAATAAATCTACTGAAAATTTGAGCATCTTTATTCATTAAATCCATAAATTCATCTTTTAATTTTAAACTTTTATCATAATGTTCATCTATAATTTTCTTTTCTTCCATACTTAATTCATTGTAAGCCTTTTTTCCAACTGTTAGGCTAAAAACCATACTATTTAATGCACTTCCAAGTGCGGCACATAATCCTGCTACACTTCCACCACCTGGAATCGGTTCACTAGAACTCAATTGATCTACATATCCTCTTACAGTTTTATTCTCCAGCACATTTAACGCCCCCTTTTCTTTTCATTTTATTTATATATAATATAACATATGGAAGAATTTTTTTATATTAAAATTTGTATGATTAGTACGCTAATTTTAGTATTATAGATATAATATATGAATATAGTTTTTATTATATGAAAATGCATATAATAACCTCTTATATGAGATATTATATGCATTTTTTATGTTTATATAGGTTTATAATTTAATATACTAATTATATAATTGTAACTACTATAGTACTTATAAAAAGACTAAGTTGTATTTTTTACTTTCATTATCTACATACAACATCTGTTTACAAACATATTATTACTTATTTATACTATTGTGCAAATTATTTATTATCTTATCCCAGTTATAGTTGTATAAACAGTATTTATATGATCTATTGCAAGTAATTTCAATATCGTTCTTGTAGATATATTCTTCAAAACTATTTTTCAATATCTCTTCATTATTATTAGATACTATAGTTCCACCACCATTTAATACAATCTCATTAGCTATGCCTACATCTGTTGAAATTATAGCATTTCCTAATGCTGCAGCTTCTATGAATGATATACCAAAGCTCTCAAACTCAGAGGTAAGTGTAAAGATTTTAGATTTTTTGTATAAGGTAAAAAGTTCTCTTCTGTCTCTTATTTCCCCCTTAAATATAACTATATCTTTTAATTTAGGATTATTTTCGTAGAATGTACTTATATATTCTTTAAAGTCTTCTTCAATTGGACCTACCAAATATAATTTCCATCCAGAATTCTCTATAGCTCTTATTTTTGAAAAAGCATTTAGTAGTAATGGAGTGTTTTTTTCTTCTGCCCCTATTCTTGCAACATTTAAGATAATATTTTCTTTAGATTCGTAATCATACCTTATATTATTTTCTTCTAAAAAACTAAAATCTACTCCATTAGGTATATTTATTATTTTATCCTTTTGCTTTGGTAAAAGTTCTTTTAACTCTGAGTATAATTTTTTTTGTTCAACACTTATAAGGTCAACTTTGTTTAAATAATAATTAATTATCCACATTCTAAATTTGCCTAAAGATTTAAGTTTATCAATTAACTTATGACTACAATCTAATTTTAAATAAGTCTTACCATCCTTATTTAAAAGTTTATATACTATAGCATAGCACATAGAGTAAAAAGTAATATGAAAGATTTGAAGTGTTTCTATTTCTCTGCTATGTTTCAATAGATATAAAACACCATCAATAGCATAATTTCCAGTAGTCTTCTTTATAAAATCAATTTTTAATCCCTTTACCTCATCCTCTAAATATGAATATTCTTCTTCATTTTTATAACAAGCTATCTTAGCATCATAGTCATATAATTTATGTAGCTTATAAGGAATCATCCCCATTTCCTTCACCAAATTTACGTTCCATGTATTTGGATATAATACGCAATATTTCATATTAACAGTCACCTCAATTACTTTTCTTATTTACTATACTCTTAAGTTCTTTTATAGAAATATATTTAAATAATAGTATTGAACTAAAATATATAATTATTGATAATAATATTTTTATTAAGACATGAAAAGGTGAAAGTATTTTAATGCCTACTGCCATTATTGCAACTGGTAGTATAATTTTATACAAACTATTTATATAACTAATTTTAACTATTTTACATGCTTCTTTTCTCATTAAAAATAAATTAAATAATTCAGATATTACTGTAGTAACCGCTGCAGCATTAATACCAAACCTAGGTATTAAAATAAAATTTAACACTAGATTAATAATAGACGATATAGATACCACTTTTAAATAAAACTTTTCCTTCCCCCATGCGTTTAAACTATATGCGTAAGTTTCACGTAAAAACAATATAAATATATAAACAGATAGTATATTAAAAGAAGTTGCCGAAGCTACATATTCCTCTTTAAATAAAAATACCATTATCTCTTTTGAAAGCATGATAGAACCTACTAAAATAGGTGTTGCTATCATTACTATTATTTTACCTAGATAAGATAATAATATCTCTAACTTATGCATATCCCTATTATTATAGTAACTTATTAAGTTGGGAAAAATCGGTATGAATATTATACTTATTAAATTAATTAGAAAGAATATAATTTTATAACCTGTAGAATAAATAGCCAGCTCTTGATTGCCTATTAAAAAACCTATTATAATGGAATCCACATTACAGTTTATCATAGATAACATTCCAGATAAAAAGAAAGGAAAAGCTTCTCTTAGGTAATACATGATTTTTTCTGAATCAAAGCTTATTTTAAATTTAAAATTCTTCTTTTTATAAATAATTAGGTGATATATACTGGCTAAAAAAACTCCCAAAAATGTACATATAGGTATAATAAAAATATTATTATTTTCTCTTAAAAATAGTATTAAAAGTATAAAAGGAGTAAAACTTTTAATACTATTGTAAACTGCATTATGTTGCATTTCAGATATTCCTGAATAAACCCAATCAAGATTAAAGGCTGTTGGAAATAATGTAAGTCCATAAAGAATTACTATGTATGTAAATGAACTCCCTTTATTAGATCCAATAGAGATAACTATCAATAGTAAAAATGAAACACATGCTATGATAAGCCTAATCATTATTATATGTTGTACATAATCCTCTATGTTATCCTTATGTTTTGCTATTTCCCTTGTTCCATATGTCTGAAGACCATATAAGGTCATCATAGTAAAGTATACCAAAATTGATTGTGCTAAATTAATTAAACCAACAGAGTCTTGATTTAAAATCTTAGTGTAATACATAATAAAAAGAAAAGCAAAAAGTTGTGCAAAAATATTAGCAAATCCTAGAGAAAGGACATTTTTAATTATCTTACTTATTTTTCACACCCTCTTCCACCTTTCTTATAAAAGCATACCTTTATTATAAACTTTGGTATTACAAATAGCCTCTTTATCCTAAAAGGTTCTTTAAAAGTTCTATAAAGCCATTCAAGACCCATATTAATCATAAATTCAGGTGCCCTACTTGTATTACCTGATAAAACATCAAAACTTCCTCCAACCCCCATAAATACCTTACACGGTAGCTCATTTATATTTCTCCATATAAATGTTTCTTGTCTTGGACAACCCATAGCAACAAATAAAGCATACGGTTTTTTATTTTTTATATCTTCTATAATTTCCTCACAGTTGTCCATAGAGAAATATCCATCATGATGTCCTAAGATATTTAAATGTTCATATTTTTCTTTTAAATTATAAATACACTTTTCAATAATTTCTTTTTTAGCACCAACTAAGTATATACCCTTATTTTCTTTATAGGCTTTTTCTATAATTAGATCCATTACTTCAATTCCTGCAATCTTTTCTTTTACAGGCTGATTAACTAATTTAGACGATATTACCGTACCTATTCCATCTGGTATTATAAGAGCAGTTTTATCTGTAAAACATTCTTTTAGGATATCATTATATAGCCCTGAATATAATATTTCTGGATTTCCAGATATTATATTTACCTTGTCCCTTTTTTCGATTTCATCTAGAAGCTCTTTCTTCCCTTGGTTAAATATATTATAAAAAAGTATTTTACTAAACATTTTCATCCACCTTCATTTTATATTAAAAGAGAACAATGTTTAAACAATGTTCTCTTACATTTATATTTAATTAGTAAGCCCCTTCTTTTTTTACAACTGAAACTACTGTTTTTATTAATAGATTAAAATCATAAAATACTGAAAAGTTTTTTATATAAGTTAGATCATAAAATACAGTCTTCCCTAGTTCTATTTCCCCTCTTCCACTTACTTGAGCAAGTCCAGTTATCCCTGGCAAAACCAGAAGTCTTTGTGCATATTCATCCGGATAGTACTTAACTACATCTGGAATTTCCGGCCTAGGTCCTACAAGACTCATATCTCCTTTTAAAACATTAAATAATTGAGGAAGTTCATCTAAACTTGTCTTTCTTAAGAATGAACCAACCCTGGTTACTCTATTATCTGACTTACTTTGGAATACAAAGTTACTAAGGTCTGATGGATCGATATCTAATTCAGATTTCTTCTCCGCATTAACTATCATAGTTCTAAATTTATATATCGTAAACCTCTTTCCATTTTTTCCAACTCTCACTTGCTTGAAAACAGCTCCACCTTTTGAATCTAACTTTATAGATATAAATAATATTATGTAAATCGGTAATAAAACTATAATTCCAAATAAAGATAATAATATATCAAAAAACCTTTTAATCAGAAATTGAAACTTTTTATTTTTTATGTCTTTCTCAATATCTATTTTGGGTAAATTCTTTTCCATAGTTCCTCCTAGATGTAATATAAAAAATTTAAAATATCATTTATAATATAGCAAAAAACTTATATTATTACAACATGGGTGTAAAAAACATCCTATATCGCAAAAATATGCTATTGTAATATAGGATGTTTTTTTAACCTTAATTTACATGTTGAGCTTTTGATTGTCTATATTATATTGATATGAATTAGCTATCGCAATTATAATCCAAAAGAATCCTATAACTTTAGGAGCTGAAAAGAAATTATC
The nucleotide sequence above comes from Hathewaya histolytica. Encoded proteins:
- a CDS encoding flippase, which produces MSKIIKNVLSLGFANIFAQLFAFLFIMYYTKILNQDSVGLINLAQSILVYFTMMTLYGLQTYGTREIAKHKDNIEDYVQHIIMIRLIIACVSFLLLIVISIGSNKGSSFTYIVILYGLTLFPTAFNLDWVYSGISEMQHNAVYNSIKSFTPFILLILFLRENNNIFIIPICTFLGVFLASIYHLIIYKKKNFKFKISFDSEKIMYYLREAFPFFLSGMLSMINCNVDSIIIGFLIGNQELAIYSTGYKIIFFLINLISIIFIPIFPNLISYYNNRDMHKLEILLSYLGKIIVMIATPILVGSIMLSKEIMVFLFKEEYVASATSFNILSVYIFILFLRETYAYSLNAWGKEKFYLKVVSISSIINLVLNFILIPRFGINAAAVTTVISELFNLFLMRKEACKIVKISYINSLYKIILPVAIMAVGIKILSPFHVLIKILLSIIIYFSSILLFKYISIKELKSIVNKKSN
- a CDS encoding Eco57I restriction-modification methylase domain-containing protein; the encoded protein is MNDTTYDDFKKVINDFYSSILIEGKNNFSTFNRTYKGILKGRYKNLGEMYNEILQEKKNKGVVYTPEYIAIYIIKNTIKEKSVIENPFLKICDPSCGTGNILIPTFKYLYNIYINNLEYINKKHNLNLNDSNVRVHILKNNIYGYDVDTIALKILIIELFLNSGIISTNFMEKDFLIEIKERKYDVFIGNPPYVGHKNVGRDYFQKVKEKFSDIYNSKADLSYCFIKEEIENLKEDGKLGVIISRYFIEAASAEGFRKYLKDNSNLYKIVDYYGMRPFKNVGVDPAIIFLNKRSEQGKIQVIKAKEVNKEDILNILREEEKYCKKFFIEQKKLNLSPWTIVSYDEQKILDKIISKGTEVLEGIAKSYQGIITGCDKAFVVDEDYINKNNLERDIIKPWIKSSDINKGFINLPNKYLIYSNNIISEETYLNTIRHIGKYKNILERRRECLKGYRKWYELQWGRNKEVFQEKKIVFPYKSKNNRFSIDEGSFFSADVYALRLINDDEYSYSFLVNLLNSPIYEFYFKSFAKKLGGELYEYYPNTVMKLLIPKKEIHSYSYEELIKYYDITLEEEKIISTWIK
- a CDS encoding WecB/TagA/CpsF family glycosyltransferase, which codes for MFSKILFYNIFNQGKKELLDEIEKRDKVNIISGNPEILYSGLYNDILKECFTDKTALIIPDGIGTVISSKLVNQPVKEKIAGIEVMDLIIEKAYKENKGIYLVGAKKEIIEKCIYNLKEKYEHLNILGHHDGYFSMDNCEEIIEDIKNKKPYALFVAMGCPRQETFIWRNINELPCKVFMGVGGSFDVLSGNTSRAPEFMINMGLEWLYRTFKEPFRIKRLFVIPKFIIKVCFYKKGGRGCEK
- the spoIIAA gene encoding anti-sigma F factor antagonist, producing the protein MYLEFENLEDKLVVHMRGELDHHSAEEVRNKIDDRLDRDSIAKLIMDFNGITFMDSSGIGVVIGRYKKLNMKNGDIAVIRVNNPVNKVFELSGMYKIIKNYGTLEDALKHM
- a CDS encoding sugar transferase, with the translated sequence MEKNLPKIDIEKDIKNKKFQFLIKRFFDILLSLFGIIVLLPIYIILFISIKLDSKGGAVFKQVRVGKNGKRFTIYKFRTMIVNAEKKSELDIDPSDLSNFVFQSKSDNRVTRVGSFLRKTSLDELPQLFNVLKGDMSLVGPRPEIPDVVKYYPDEYAQRLLVLPGITGLAQVSGRGEIELGKTVFYDLTYIKNFSVFYDFNLLIKTVVSVVKKEGAY
- a CDS encoding cyclodeaminase/cyclohydrolase family protein encodes the protein MLENKTVRGYVDQLSSSEPIPGGGSVAGLCAALGSALNSMVFSLTVGKKAYNELSMEEKKIIDEHYDKSLKLKDEFMDLMNKDAQIFSRFIEIFKLPKETEEQKKMRANKLEQGYKEALQIPLETLEKSEILYDYILTASKYGSKGVISDAGAAVIMLHAALETSIINIKINLNGINNKEFKREILQKCTKIEQSTLSKKAEIIKIVEERM
- the spoIIAB gene encoding anti-sigma F factor; the encoded protein is MYKNMMKLEFLSKSHNESFARVTVAAFVSQLDPTIEELSDVKTAVSEAVTNSIIHGYGDTEGLITIESYIEKNELTIFISDKGKGIDDIDLAVQPLYTSRPDLERSGMGFTVMETFMDSMEVISTKGEGTKVVLKKIFKSVS
- a CDS encoding glycosyltransferase family 4 protein encodes the protein MKYCVLYPNTWNVNLVKEMGMIPYKLHKLYDYDAKIACYKNEEEYSYLEDEVKGLKIDFIKKTTGNYAIDGVLYLLKHSREIETLQIFHITFYSMCYAIVYKLLNKDGKTYLKLDCSHKLIDKLKSLGKFRMWIINYYLNKVDLISVEQKKLYSELKELLPKQKDKIINIPNGVDFSFLEENNIRYDYESKENIILNVARIGAEEKNTPLLLNAFSKIRAIENSGWKLYLVGPIEEDFKEYISTFYENNPKLKDIVIFKGEIRDRRELFTLYKKSKIFTLTSEFESFGISFIEAAALGNAIISTDVGIANEIVLNGGGTIVSNNNEEILKNSFEEYIYKNDIEITCNRSYKYCLYNYNWDKIINNLHNSINK
- the sigF gene encoding RNA polymerase sporulation sigma factor SigF, whose protein sequence is MNNNENLNNLNYDDNIELINRAKTGDKTALNQISELNFPLVASICKKFLNRGYEYEDLFQIGCIGLVKAVNNFDSKFNVKFSTYAVPMIMGEIKRFLRDDGIIKVSRSVKSTAKQLHYDRENLTNKLGREPSIEELAKYSNMDKEDIVFALEAISGPQYLYDTIHQDDGAPVLLIDKISNNYEESESIVDKIALKELLRTLDFKARQVIVLRYFKDKTQVQVAKVLGISQVQVSRIEKKVLKQMREKLSG